A single Deinococcus sedimenti DNA region contains:
- the dnaX gene encoding DNA polymerase III subunit gamma/tau — translation MSAIYQRARPVRWEDVVGQEHVKDVLKAALEQGRVGHAYLFSGPRGVGKTTTARLIAMTANCTGPLPKPCGECESCLSVRAGSHPDVMEIDAASNNSVDDVRDLREKVGLAAMRGGKKIYILDEAHMMSRAAFNALLKTLEEPPGHVIFILATTEPEKIIPTILSRCQHYRFRRLTPEEIAGKLAGLAQREGVRAEGDALQLIGRLADGAMRDGESLLERMLAAGTAVTRAGVEEALGLPPGERVRGIAAALVSGDAGAALSGAGHLYRDGFAARTVVEGLVAALGAALHAELGLNPEGRLDGADIPRLLKLQAALDEQESRFARAADQQSLELALTHALLAADSVTGSSAPASAGAGGALPADLAQRLNRLEKELATLRANPPAAQSGPVGEARRAPTPAPGGAGPGPRAASPDPTQPVPAPTGGSWADVTRQASMQLRAFLKPARQHAEPGYVSLGYDDRNAFHAKQVAAKFDDIAKIVLTVFGPVTFELIAPEGGRRVNLGGGQSGGGQAGSTPAPTPDPTPPAPAPARAAPPVREPAPDHGAVPDVAPFDPTRSAPRRPTSTRGPDFAPIDPPQAQASQAQSTQVQPMQAQPPQATPQTQAAPPPRASVATLPPPLPERRVPPASPDDAAPAPLADLESGPWDDTPAAQPASTPRDAGPPPRSERNLYLGEVITEEPDWNAFGGPDLLGDLPPEEDMPFADLSVPRPAPKPTLAPTPAPQEAKAPPQDARATPGRPGDIRAHPVYEDIRNRFGGRVREIGKNRNAPPAPDTTDTDLPEEDDE, via the coding sequence GTGAGTGCCATCTACCAGCGGGCCCGCCCGGTCCGGTGGGAGGACGTGGTCGGGCAGGAGCACGTCAAGGACGTCCTGAAGGCCGCGCTGGAGCAGGGGCGCGTCGGGCACGCGTACCTGTTCAGCGGGCCGCGCGGGGTGGGGAAGACCACCACCGCCCGCCTGATCGCCATGACCGCCAACTGCACCGGCCCCCTGCCGAAACCCTGCGGGGAGTGCGAGTCGTGCCTGAGTGTCCGCGCCGGGTCGCACCCGGACGTCATGGAGATCGACGCGGCCAGCAACAACAGCGTCGACGACGTCCGTGACCTGCGCGAGAAGGTCGGTCTGGCGGCCATGCGCGGCGGGAAGAAGATCTACATCCTGGACGAGGCGCACATGATGAGCCGCGCGGCGTTCAACGCGCTCCTCAAGACGCTGGAGGAGCCACCCGGTCACGTCATCTTCATCCTGGCGACCACCGAACCGGAGAAGATCATCCCCACGATCCTCTCCCGCTGCCAGCACTACCGTTTCCGCCGCCTGACCCCGGAGGAGATCGCCGGGAAACTCGCCGGACTCGCCCAGCGCGAGGGCGTCCGCGCCGAGGGCGACGCGCTGCAACTCATCGGGCGACTGGCCGACGGGGCGATGCGTGACGGCGAGAGCCTGCTGGAACGCATGCTGGCCGCCGGAACGGCCGTGACCCGCGCGGGTGTGGAGGAGGCGCTGGGTCTCCCGCCCGGCGAGCGTGTGCGCGGCATCGCCGCCGCCCTGGTGAGTGGCGACGCGGGCGCCGCCCTGAGTGGCGCGGGGCACCTGTACCGCGACGGCTTCGCGGCCCGCACGGTCGTCGAGGGGCTCGTCGCGGCGCTGGGCGCGGCCCTGCACGCCGAACTGGGCCTGAACCCCGAGGGCCGCTTGGACGGCGCGGACATTCCCCGCCTGCTGAAACTCCAGGCGGCGCTGGACGAGCAGGAATCCCGCTTTGCCCGCGCGGCCGACCAGCAGAGCCTCGAACTGGCCCTGACGCACGCCCTGCTCGCCGCCGACAGCGTGACCGGCAGCAGCGCCCCGGCCAGCGCGGGCGCGGGGGGCGCCCTCCCGGCTGACCTCGCGCAGCGCCTGAACCGCCTGGAGAAGGAACTCGCCACGCTGCGCGCCAACCCACCCGCCGCGCAATCCGGCCCGGTGGGGGAGGCCCGCCGCGCGCCCACCCCCGCGCCCGGCGGCGCAGGCCCCGGCCCGCGCGCCGCCAGTCCCGACCCCACCCAGCCCGTCCCCGCCCCGACGGGGGGCAGCTGGGCGGACGTGACCCGACAGGCCAGCATGCAGCTGCGCGCGTTCCTGAAACCCGCCCGGCAGCACGCCGAACCCGGCTACGTCAGCCTCGGGTACGACGACCGCAACGCCTTCCACGCCAAACAGGTCGCCGCAAAATTCGACGACATCGCCAAGATCGTCCTGACGGTCTTCGGGCCGGTCACGTTCGAACTGATCGCACCGGAGGGGGGTCGCCGCGTGAACCTCGGCGGAGGTCAATCCGGTGGGGGACAGGCGGGCAGCACCCCGGCACCCACGCCCGACCCCACCCCACCCGCCCCAGCCCCGGCCCGCGCCGCTCCTCCCGTCCGCGAGCCTGCGCCGGACCACGGGGCCGTGCCGGACGTCGCGCCGTTCGACCCGACCCGCAGCGCCCCCCGCCGCCCCACGAGCACGCGCGGCCCGGACTTCGCGCCCATCGACCCGCCACAGGCCCAGGCCAGCCAAGCGCAATCCACTCAGGTCCAGCCCATGCAGGCGCAGCCGCCGCAGGCCACCCCGCAGACCCAGGCCGCCCCGCCCCCGCGCGCCAGCGTCGCCACGCTCCCCCCACCCCTCCCCGAACGGCGCGTGCCCCCCGCCAGCCCGGACGACGCCGCGCCCGCCCCACTGGCCGACCTCGAATCCGGCCCGTGGGACGACACGCCCGCCGCGCAGCCCGCCAGCACCCCCCGTGACGCCGGGCCGCCCCCCCGCAGCGAACGGAACCTCTACCTGGGCGAGGTCATCACCGAGGAACCCGACTGGAACGCCTTCGGCGGCCCCGACCTGCTCGGCGACCTGCCACCCGAGGAGGACATGCCCTTCGCGGACCTCAGCGTGCCCCGGCCCGCCCCGAAACCCACCCTGGCCCCCACGCCCGCCCCGCAGGAAGCGAAAGCCCCCCCACAGGACGCCAGGGCGACCCCCGGACGGCCCGGCGACATCCGCGCCCACCCCGTCTACGAGGACATCCGCAACCGCTTCGGTGGCCGCGTCCGCGAGATCGGCAAGAACCGCAACGCCCCACCCGCCCCCGACACCACAGACACCGACCTCCCCGAAGAGGACGACGAGTAA
- a CDS encoding nicotinate phosphoribosyltransferase, which yields MTTPLNDHNIILDTDSYKSSHFLQYPKGTTRLFSYLESRGGKYPQTRFFGLQYILDRYLTTRVTAEMVEEARALIEAHGEPFPYEGWMRVVNVHGGRLPLEVRAVPEGTLVPIHNVLLSCTNTDPELPWLVGWFETMLMRVWYPTTVATQSWHIREIIRAALEKTSDRPAEELPFKLHDFGSRGVSSRESAGIGGLAHLINFQGSDTLEALRVARNHYDADIAAFSIPAAEHSTITSWGKAHEVDAYRNMITQFSRPGSIYAVVSDSYDLKNAINTLWGEELKAEVIASGGTLVVRPDSGEPPAMVRLAVNALAAKYGTTTNSKGYKVLNHVRVIQGDGIDEDTIRQILGNLDVDGYSAENVSFGMGGALLQKVDRDTQRFAYKASAGQIDGAYRGIYKDPVTDPGKRSKDGVLDLVQEGGRMVTKAYRTFDTDFPGSLMRTVYKDGELIVRDTLDTIRGRG from the coding sequence ATGACCACTCCCCTGAACGACCACAACATCATCCTCGACACCGACAGCTACAAGAGCAGCCACTTCCTGCAGTACCCGAAAGGCACCACCCGCCTCTTCAGCTATCTGGAAAGTCGCGGCGGCAAGTACCCGCAGACGCGCTTCTTCGGCCTGCAGTACATCCTCGACCGCTACCTGACCACCCGCGTCACCGCCGAGATGGTCGAGGAAGCCCGCGCGCTGATCGAGGCGCACGGCGAACCCTTCCCCTACGAAGGCTGGATGCGCGTCGTGAACGTCCACGGCGGCCGCCTCCCCCTGGAAGTCCGCGCCGTGCCGGAAGGCACGCTGGTGCCCATCCACAACGTCCTGCTGAGCTGCACGAACACCGACCCCGAGCTGCCGTGGCTGGTCGGCTGGTTCGAGACGATGCTGATGCGCGTCTGGTACCCCACCACCGTCGCCACGCAGAGCTGGCACATCCGCGAGATCATCCGCGCCGCCCTCGAAAAAACCAGCGACCGCCCGGCCGAGGAACTCCCGTTCAAACTGCACGACTTCGGGTCCAGGGGCGTCAGCAGCCGCGAAAGCGCAGGCATCGGCGGCCTCGCGCACCTCATCAACTTCCAGGGCAGCGACACCCTCGAAGCCCTGCGCGTCGCCCGGAACCACTACGACGCCGACATCGCCGCCTTCAGCATCCCCGCCGCCGAGCACAGCACCATCACGTCCTGGGGCAAGGCGCACGAGGTCGACGCGTACCGCAACATGATCACGCAGTTCAGCCGCCCCGGCAGCATCTACGCCGTCGTCAGCGACAGCTACGACCTCAAGAACGCCATCAACACCCTCTGGGGCGAGGAACTCAAAGCCGAAGTCATCGCCTCGGGCGGTACCCTGGTCGTCCGGCCCGACAGCGGCGAACCGCCCGCCATGGTCCGCCTCGCCGTGAACGCCCTGGCCGCCAAGTACGGCACGACCACCAACAGCAAGGGCTACAAGGTCCTGAACCACGTGCGCGTCATCCAGGGCGACGGCATCGACGAGGACACCATCCGCCAGATCCTCGGGAATCTCGACGTGGACGGCTACAGCGCCGAAAACGTGAGCTTCGGCATGGGCGGAGCCCTGTTGCAGAAAGTCGACCGCGACACCCAACGCTTCGCGTACAAGGCCAGCGCAGGCCAGATCGACGGCGCGTACCGCGGCATCTACAAAGACCCCGTCACCGACCCCGGCAAACGCAGCAAGGACGGCGTCCTCGACCTCGTGCAGGAAGGCGGCCGCATGGTCACCAAGGCGTACAGGACCTTCGACACCGACTTCCCCGGCAGCCTCATGCGCACCGTGTACAAAGACGGCGAACTGATCGTCCGCGACACGTTGGACACGATCCGGGGGCGCGGCTAA
- a CDS encoding macro domain-containing protein → MNLTGVRFDLRDRHPAVVDAWAAHFAGVDQVRVQVGDIFQDEADALVSPANSFGFMDGGIDLAFSEQFGWDLQARVQERIRRDYHGELLVGQALIVPTLDAVWPHLICAPTMRVPADVSGTPNAFLAFRAALLAVQAHNASGGSPIRRVACPGLGTAIGRIAPDVCARQMRAAFDAVVLGRTPELPTLQDAKLWHVRLTRADL, encoded by the coding sequence ATGAATCTCACAGGCGTCCGCTTCGACCTCCGGGATCGCCACCCGGCGGTCGTGGACGCCTGGGCGGCGCATTTCGCGGGTGTGGATCAGGTGCGCGTGCAGGTTGGGGACATCTTTCAGGATGAGGCGGACGCGCTGGTCAGCCCCGCGAACAGTTTCGGGTTCATGGACGGCGGGATCGATCTGGCGTTCAGTGAGCAGTTCGGGTGGGACCTGCAGGCACGCGTGCAGGAGCGCATCCGCCGGGACTATCACGGGGAGTTGCTGGTCGGGCAGGCGCTTATCGTGCCGACGCTGGACGCGGTGTGGCCGCACCTGATCTGCGCGCCGACCATGCGCGTCCCGGCAGACGTGTCCGGCACGCCGAATGCGTTCCTGGCGTTCCGGGCGGCGCTGCTGGCAGTGCAGGCGCACAACGCGTCGGGCGGGTCGCCCATCCGGCGGGTGGCGTGTCCGGGGCTGGGCACCGCGATTGGCCGCATAGCGCCGGACGTGTGCGCCCGGCAGATGCGCGCCGCGTTCGACGCGGTGGTGCTGGGCCGCACGCCGGAGCTGCCCACGTTGCAGGACGCGAAGCTCTGGCACGTGCGGCTGACCCGCGCGGATCTGTGA
- a CDS encoding G8 domain-containing protein, which translates to MPARRPATVLLITAFLTACGSGSGGSGTPTPTPSPTPAPTPAPTPAPTLLSVKWSDPATWGGTLPAAGQKVTLPAGKRVLLDTTPPDLGGLTIPAGSALEFDDTADRTLRAEWVMVHGELRIGSEAKPFTHHAEILLTNKAPGEDVMGMGDRVLGVMDGTLELHGQPRLAWTRLNATARKGSSTLALDRAPDWQPGDNLTLTSTDFNANQTEQVTVQRVSGSTVTLAAPLKYTHWGDPITVAGLSVNERAEVGLLTRNVVVAATDDAAQTGVGAHVMIMGTSTARIEGAEFTRVGQLNTLRRYPVHFHQLGSAPTSYLRGSSVHAAFNRCVVVHGTSGLRVQDNVTYDNIGHCVFLEDGDETGNTLSGNLVTRVRAPDSKLGQTPLLGSDKRPAAYWITHPANTVRNNVAAGVDGTGFWLAFPEHPTGLAAARTDLWPRRTPLGDFSGNVAHGTDRGLNLDGGPKPDGTTEVTSYHPVTTPSDPKSAPVTATLSTFTAYKNRDHGVWLRGRNHVLLNATLADNGVGATFASDDSTLRGGILIGETPNLGQPDAWEPTGTGGRALPRPWDASFPIRGFQFYDGHVTIDGATLAGFTPDATRQASGLGYQTKNAFALIPTNNALNLRWADTSTRAYFPTPEPDKDGDKAATFLDTDGTTTGKAGTTVTASPLLKGAPDCTPNPTWNASTCTGTYARLWLQDTTGGKLAPVNVTGPHGTLQLNGTPSNSTNFSTSTRLGHAYTLTPSAASPHLRLGIEHRQPGDTLTVTLPAAAEPRIYRDWWIDNRNLLKKVTLSALPTTNGDSYAYENGQLTLKLVVQPGRDSAEVEICTADLCK; encoded by the coding sequence ATGCCCGCCCGCCGCCCTGCCACCGTTCTGCTCATCACCGCGTTCCTGACCGCCTGCGGCTCAGGGTCGGGCGGCAGCGGCACCCCCACCCCGACACCCAGCCCCACACCCGCACCGACCCCGGCACCTACACCGGCCCCCACGCTCCTCAGCGTGAAGTGGAGCGATCCCGCCACCTGGGGCGGCACGCTGCCCGCCGCCGGGCAGAAGGTCACCCTCCCCGCCGGGAAACGCGTGCTGCTGGACACCACCCCGCCGGACCTGGGCGGCCTGACCATCCCCGCAGGCAGCGCCCTGGAATTCGACGACACGGCCGACCGCACCCTGCGTGCCGAGTGGGTCATGGTGCACGGCGAACTCCGCATCGGCAGCGAGGCGAAACCCTTCACGCACCACGCCGAGATCCTCCTGACGAACAAGGCCCCCGGTGAGGACGTCATGGGCATGGGCGACCGCGTGCTGGGCGTCATGGACGGCACCCTGGAACTCCACGGGCAGCCCCGCCTCGCCTGGACGCGCCTGAACGCCACCGCCCGCAAGGGCAGCAGCACCCTGGCGCTGGACCGCGCGCCCGACTGGCAGCCCGGCGACAACCTCACCCTGACCAGCACGGACTTCAACGCGAACCAGACCGAGCAGGTCACCGTGCAGCGCGTCAGCGGCAGCACCGTCACCCTGGCCGCACCCCTGAAATACACGCACTGGGGCGACCCGATCACCGTCGCGGGCCTCAGCGTGAACGAACGGGCCGAGGTGGGCCTCCTGACCCGCAACGTCGTCGTGGCCGCCACGGACGACGCTGCGCAGACCGGCGTGGGCGCGCACGTCATGATCATGGGCACCAGCACCGCCCGCATCGAGGGCGCGGAATTCACCCGCGTGGGGCAGCTGAACACCCTGCGCCGCTACCCTGTGCACTTCCACCAGCTGGGCAGCGCCCCGACCTCGTACCTGCGCGGCAGCAGCGTCCACGCCGCCTTCAACCGCTGCGTCGTCGTGCACGGCACCTCGGGGCTGCGCGTGCAGGACAACGTCACGTACGACAATATCGGCCACTGCGTCTTCCTGGAAGACGGTGACGAGACCGGCAATACCCTCAGCGGGAACCTCGTCACGCGCGTCAGGGCGCCCGACAGCAAGCTCGGCCAGACGCCCCTGCTGGGCAGCGACAAACGCCCCGCCGCGTACTGGATCACCCACCCCGCCAACACCGTCAGGAACAACGTCGCCGCCGGGGTGGACGGCACCGGCTTCTGGCTCGCGTTCCCCGAACACCCCACCGGCCTCGCCGCCGCCAGGACCGACCTCTGGCCCCGCCGCACCCCCCTGGGCGACTTCAGCGGCAACGTCGCGCACGGCACCGACCGCGGCCTGAACCTCGATGGCGGCCCGAAACCCGACGGCACCACCGAGGTCACCTCCTACCACCCCGTCACCACGCCCAGCGACCCCAAAAGCGCGCCCGTCACCGCCACCCTGAGCACCTTCACCGCGTACAAGAACCGCGACCACGGTGTGTGGCTGCGTGGCCGGAACCACGTCCTGCTGAACGCCACCCTCGCCGACAACGGCGTCGGCGCCACCTTCGCCAGCGACGACAGCACCCTGAGGGGCGGCATCCTGATCGGCGAGACGCCCAACCTCGGCCAGCCGGACGCCTGGGAACCCACCGGCACCGGCGGCCGCGCCCTCCCGCGCCCCTGGGACGCCTCGTTCCCCATCCGTGGCTTCCAGTTCTACGACGGGCACGTCACCATCGACGGCGCCACCCTCGCCGGATTCACGCCCGACGCCACCCGGCAGGCCAGCGGCCTCGGGTACCAGACCAAAAACGCCTTCGCCCTCATCCCCACCAACAACGCCCTGAACCTCCGCTGGGCCGACACCAGCACCCGCGCGTACTTCCCTACCCCCGAACCCGACAAGGACGGCGACAAGGCCGCCACGTTCCTCGACACCGACGGCACCACCACCGGCAAGGCAGGCACCACCGTCACCGCCAGCCCCCTCCTGAAAGGCGCGCCCGACTGCACCCCCAACCCCACCTGGAACGCCAGCACCTGCACCGGCACGTACGCCCGCCTGTGGCTCCAGGACACCACGGGCGGCAAACTCGCGCCCGTGAACGTGACCGGCCCGCACGGCACGCTTCAACTGAACGGCACGCCCAGCAACTCCACCAACTTCAGCACCAGCACCCGCCTGGGGCACGCCTACACCCTCACGCCCAGCGCCGCCAGCCCCCACCTGCGCCTCGGCATCGAACACCGCCAGCCCGGCGACACCCTCACCGTCACCCTCCCCGCCGCTGCGGAGCCCCGCATCTACCGCGACTGGTGGATCGACAACCGCAACCTCCTCAAGAAAGTCACCCTCAGCGCCCTGCCCACCACCAACGGCGACAGCTACGCCTACGAGAACGGCCAGCTCACCCTGAAACTCGTCGTCCAGCCGGGCCGCGACTCCGCCGAAGTCGAGATCTGCACGGCCGACCTGTGCAAGTGA
- a CDS encoding NAD-dependent malic enzyme: MPKSLPVSRYYDVQRDEAGQRFIRVNVTGLALLQNPLLNKTTAFTPQERRELDLEGLVPPHTSTFDEQKERTYLRYLKCGSDLEKHEYLRALQDRNEVLFYAILEDHLEEMLPIIYTPTVGEAVRNYSSNYRYPRGFTVSTGDIDRVDDMLENVTVNDVRMIVATDSSAILGIGDQGFGGMAISIGKLSLYTAAGGVGPDKTLPVELDVGTNRQDLIDDPLYLGVHHQRLTGAAYDEFLDAFVEAVSHRYPKAIIQWEDFSRGTAFRVLDRYRRVVPSFNDDIQGTGAMALAGLMRAAQIKGEQLEDQVFVIVGAGAAGIGVAMAIRQGLMTWGGLSFADANARVFVVDRHGLLMHGQPDLEEQQMSFVRRPEDLQGWTYEGDYPSMHDVLVNARATALLGFTGVPGLFRQESIQAMLEHTPRPIVFPLSNPSSHVEARPADVIHWTHGGAIVASGSPFPDVEYDGQRHPIGQGNNAFIFPGLGFGAIASRAREITDTMVMEAARTLAEFTAQYGERVYPPISDLRELSIQVAVNVALQSIRDGVCAERRIRNMTQDELEQVIRDRAWEPRYLPLRKG, from the coding sequence ATGCCGAAATCTCTTCCCGTGTCCCGGTACTACGACGTGCAGCGCGATGAGGCCGGTCAGCGCTTCATCCGCGTGAACGTGACGGGTCTGGCCCTGCTGCAGAACCCCCTGCTGAACAAGACCACCGCCTTCACGCCCCAGGAACGGCGCGAACTGGATCTGGAGGGCCTCGTGCCGCCCCACACCAGCACCTTCGACGAGCAGAAGGAACGCACGTACCTGCGCTACCTGAAGTGCGGCTCCGACCTGGAAAAACACGAGTACCTGCGCGCCCTGCAGGACCGCAACGAGGTGCTGTTCTACGCCATCCTCGAAGACCACCTCGAGGAGATGCTGCCCATCATCTACACGCCCACCGTGGGCGAGGCGGTCCGGAACTACTCCAGCAACTACCGCTACCCGCGCGGTTTCACGGTCAGCACCGGCGACATCGACCGGGTGGACGACATGCTGGAGAACGTCACCGTGAACGACGTCCGCATGATCGTCGCGACCGACAGCAGCGCCATCCTCGGCATCGGCGACCAGGGCTTCGGCGGCATGGCGATCAGCATCGGCAAGCTGTCGCTGTACACCGCCGCCGGGGGCGTCGGCCCCGACAAGACCCTCCCGGTGGAACTGGACGTCGGCACGAACCGCCAGGACCTGATCGACGACCCGCTGTACCTGGGCGTGCACCACCAGCGCCTCACCGGCGCCGCGTACGACGAGTTCCTGGACGCGTTCGTGGAGGCCGTGTCGCACCGCTACCCGAAGGCGATCATCCAGTGGGAGGACTTCAGCCGCGGCACCGCCTTCCGCGTCCTGGACCGCTACCGCCGCGTGGTGCCCAGCTTCAACGACGACATTCAGGGCACGGGCGCCATGGCGCTGGCGGGCCTGATGCGTGCCGCGCAGATCAAGGGCGAGCAGCTGGAGGACCAGGTGTTCGTGATCGTCGGCGCGGGCGCCGCCGGGATCGGCGTGGCCATGGCGATCCGGCAGGGCCTGATGACCTGGGGCGGCCTGAGCTTTGCTGACGCGAACGCCCGCGTGTTCGTCGTGGACCGCCACGGCCTGCTCATGCACGGCCAGCCGGACCTGGAGGAACAGCAGATGAGCTTCGTGCGCCGCCCCGAGGACCTCCAGGGCTGGACGTACGAGGGCGATTACCCCAGCATGCACGACGTCCTCGTGAACGCGCGCGCCACGGCGCTGCTGGGCTTCACCGGCGTGCCCGGCCTGTTCCGCCAGGAGAGCATCCAGGCCATGCTGGAACACACCCCGCGCCCCATCGTGTTCCCGCTGAGCAACCCCAGCAGCCACGTTGAGGCGCGCCCCGCCGACGTCATCCACTGGACACACGGCGGCGCCATCGTCGCGTCCGGCAGCCCCTTCCCCGATGTCGAGTACGACGGGCAGCGTCACCCCATCGGGCAGGGCAACAACGCGTTCATCTTCCCCGGCCTGGGCTTCGGCGCGATCGCCAGCCGCGCCCGCGAAATCACCGACACCATGGTCATGGAAGCCGCCCGCACCCTGGCCGAATTCACCGCGCAGTACGGCGAGCGCGTCTACCCGCCCATCAGCGACCTGCGCGAACTGAGCATCCAGGTGGCCGTGAACGTCGCCCTGCAATCCATCCGCGACGGCGTGTGCGCCGAACGCCGCATCCGCAACATGACCCAGGACGAACTCGAACAGGTCATCCGCGACCGCGCCTGGGAACCCCGCTACCTCCCACTGCGGAAGGGGTGA